The following proteins are co-located in the Phocoena phocoena chromosome 1, mPhoPho1.1, whole genome shotgun sequence genome:
- the BCAN gene encoding brevican core protein has translation MALPSLPLLATLALAWVPAALADALEGDSSEDRAFRVRIAGDAPLQGVLGGALTIPCHVHYLRPPPSRRAAQGSPRVKWTFLSGGREAEVLVARGLRVKVSEAYRFRVALPAYPASLTDVSLVLSELRPNDSGIYRCEVQHGIDDSSDAVEVKVKGVVFLYREGSARYAFSFAGAQEACARIGARIATPEQLYAAYLGGYEQCDAGWLSDQTVRYPIQTPREACYGDMDGFPGVRNYGVVDPDDLYDVYCYAEELNGELFLGAPPDKLTLEEARAYCQERGAKIATTGQLYAAWDGGLDRCSPGWLADGSVRYPIVTPSQRCGGGLPGVKTLFLFPNQTGFPNKHSRFNVYCFRDSVQPSAIPEATDLASDALEAIVTVTETLEELQLPQEAAESESRGAIYSIPIMEDGTGGSSTPEDPAEAPRTLLEFETQSIVPPLGSSEEEGKVLEEEETHKDEEEREEEEEEEEEVEDEALWAWPSELSSLDPEAPLPTELAPEESLSQASPPVRAVLKPDASPPPYGEPEAPRPPTVLGPPTEALPSPREGNLASPSPSTPVGAREIGKETGGPELSGVPRGESEETGSSEDAPSLLPATRVPEGTRDRETPSEENSGRTVPAGTSVHAQPVLPTDSASHGGVAVAPSSGYCVPSPCHNGGTCLEEEEGVRCLCLPGYGGDLCDVGLHFCSPGWDAFQGACYKHFSTRRSWEEAENKCRMYGAHLASVSTPEEQDFINNRYREYQWIGLNDRTIEGDFLWSDGVSLLYENWNPGQPDSYFLSGENCVVMVWHDQGQWSDVPCNYHLSYTCKMGLVSCGPPPELPLAQVFGRPRLRYEVDTVLRYRCLEGLAQRNLPLIRCQENGRWEPPQISCVPRRPARALRPIKAPEGHPRRLLGSWKARLTPPPNPAPGP, from the exons ATGGCCCTACCATCTCTGCCCCTGCTGGCAACCCTGGCTCTGGCCTGGGTCCCTGCGGCCTTAGCTGATGCTCTGGAAGGAGACAGCTCAG AGGACCGGGCTTTCCGCGTGCGCATAGCGGGTGACGCGCCGCTGCAGGGCGTGCTGGGCGGCGCCCTCACCATCCCGTGCCACGTTCACTACCTGCGGCCGCCGCCAAGCCGCCGGGCCGCGCAGGGCTCCCCCCGGGTCAAGTGGACCTTCCTGTCCGGCGGCCGGGAGGCCGAGGTACTAGTGGCGCGGGGGCTACGCGTCAAGGTGAGCGAGGCCTACCGGTTCCGCGTGGCACTGCCTGCCTACCCAGCGTCACTCACCGATGTCTCCCTGGTGCTGAGCGAGCTGCGGCCCAACGACTCGGGCATCTACCGCTGCGAGGTCCAGCACGGCATCGACGACAGCAGCGACGCTGTGGAGGTCAAGGTCAAAG GGGTCGTCTTTCTCTACCGAGAGGGCTCTGCCCGCTATGCTTTCTCCTTCGCTGGGGCCCAGGAGGCCTGTGCCCGCATCGGAGCCCGAATCGCCACTCCGGAGCAGCTCTATGCCGCCTATCTTGGGGGCTATGAACAGTGTGATGCTGGCTGGTTGTCCGACCAGACCGTGag GTATCCCATCCAGACTCCACGAGAGGCCTGTTATGGAGACATGGATGGCTTCCCTGGGGTCCGGAACTATGGAGTGGTGGACCCGGATGACCTCTATGATGTCTACTGTTATGCTGAAGAACTAAATG GAGAGCTGTTCCTGGGTGCCCCTCCAGACAAGCTGACATTGGAGGAGGCACGGGCATACTGCCAGGAGCGGGGTGCTAAGATTGCAACCACAGGCCAGCTGTATGCAGCCTGGGATGGTGGCCTGGACCGCTGCAGCCCAGGCTGGCTGGCTGATGGCAGTGTGCGCTACCCCATCGTCACACCCAGCCAGCGCTGTggtgggggcctccctggtgtcaagactctcttcctcttccccaaccAGACCGGCTTCCCCAACAAGCACAGCCGCTTCAATGTCTACTGCTTCCGAG ACTCTGTCCAGCCCTCTGCCATCCCTGAGGCCACTGACCTGGCCTCTGATGCACTGGAAGCCATTGTCACAGTGACAGAGACCCTGGAGGAACTGCAGCTGCCTCAGGAAGCTGCGGAGAGCGAGTCCCGGGGAGCCATCTACTCCATTCCCATTATGGAGGATGGAACAGGTGGAAGCTCCACTCCAGAAGACCCAGCAGAGGCCCCTAGGACCCTCCTAG AATTTGAAACCCAATCCATTGTACCTCCCCTGGGGTCCTCAGAAGAGGAAGGCAAGGTGTTGGAGGAAGAAGAGACACACAAggatgaagaagagagagaagaggaagaagaagaagaggaggaggtggaggacgAGGCCCTGTGGGCCTGGCCCAGTGAGCTCAGCAGCCTGGACCCAGaggcccctctccccactgagctGGCTCCAGAGGAGTCACTCTCCCAGGCATCCCCACCAGTGAGGGCAGTCCTGAAGCCTGATGCATCACCACCTCCCTACGGAGAGCCAGAGGCTCCCAGGCCTCCAACGGTCCTTGGACCACCCACGGAggccctgccctctcccaggGAAGGGAACCTGGCATCCCCATCACCTTCCACTCCGGTTGGGGCAAGAGAGATAGGGAAGGAGACTGGGGGTCCTGAGCTGTCTGGGGTCCCTCGAGGAGAGAGTGAGGAGACAGGGAGCTCCGAGGATGCCCCTTCCCTGCTTCCAGCCACACGGGTCCCTGAGGGTACCAGGGACCGGGAGACCCCTTCTGAAGAGAATTCTGGAAGAACTGTCCCAGCAGGGACTTCAGTGCATGCCCAGCCGGTGCTGCCCACTGACAGTGCCAGCCATGGTGGAGTGGCCGTGGCCCCCTCATCAG gttactgtgtccccagcccctgccacaaTGGTGGGACGTgcttggaggaggaggagggggtccGCTGCCTATGTTTGCCTGGCTATGGGGGGGACCTGTGCGATGTTG GCCTCCACTTCTGCAGCCCCGGCTGGGACGCCTTCCAGGGCGCCTGCTACAAGCACTTTTCTACACgaaggagctgggaggaggcGGAGAACAAGTGCCGGATGTACGGCGCGCACCTGGCCAGCGTCAGCACGCCGGAGGAACAGGACTTCATCAACA ATCGATACCGGGAATACCAGTGGATCGGGCTCAATGACAGGACCATCGAAGGCGATTTCCTGTGGTCAGATGGTGTCTCCCTG ctcTATGAGAACTGGAACCCTGGGCAGCCAGACAGCTACTTCCTGTCCGGAGAGAACTGCGTGGTTATGGTGTGGCACGATCAGGGACAATGGAGTGATGTGCCCTGCAACTACCACCTGTCCTACACCTGCAAGATGGGGCTGG TGTCCTGTGGCCCCCCACCAGAGCTGCCCCTGGCTCAAGTATTTGGCCGTCCACGGCTGCGCTATGAAGTAGACACAGTGCTTCGTTACCGGTGCCTGGAGGGCCTGGCCCAACGCAACCTACCACTGATCCGCTGCCAGGAGAATGGTCGCTGGGAGCCCCCCCAGATCTCCTGTGTGCCCCGCAGGCCT GCTCGAGCTCTGCGCCCAATAAAAGCCCCAGAAGGACATCCGAGGAGGCTCCTGGGGAGCTGGAAGGCACGGTTGACACCCCCTCCCAATCCCGCTCCAGGTCCCTAA